The window CGCATAAGCCGTCCTTCCAGCTGTTGGGGTACCGGGTCATCGTGGAGAAGAAACAGGACCTGGGTCCGCCCTTGTCCGAGGCGACAGTGATGGTCAAGGTCGGGGCGGTGATCGAACATACGGCGGCGGTCGGTGCCGGTCCCGTCAATGCGCTCGATCATGCGCTGCGCAAGGCCTTGGAAAAGTTCTATCCGCAACTGCGCGAAGTGAAGCTGCTCGATTACAAGGTGCGGGTGTTGGCGGCCAATAAGGGCACGGAATCGAAGGTGCGTGTGCTGATCGAATCCGGCGACCACAAAGATAAGTGGGGAACGGTGGGCGTGTCGGAGAACATCATGGAAGCCACCTGGCAGGCGCTGGCCGACAGCATCGAGTACAAGCTGTTGTCAAAAAAATAGCGGTCGATAGACCGTATATCTCGATATTTATTCTTGACAGACTTCCTAACCTCACGTAACTTAAGCAAAACTTTCCGTCTGCCGAAAGCAGTTTCATGGGAAGCTGTGAAACGGGAATGTGCAGTGGTTGCGTAGGGGGGTGGCATGAGAAAGGCTGATATCGCGAACGAGATTTTCAAGCAGGTCGGTATTTCAAAAAATGAAGCAGCGGATATCGTCGAACTCGTGCTGAATCTTCTCAAGGGTGTGCTGCAAAAGGGAGACGCGGTCAAGATCGCAGGATTCGGCAACTTCGTCGTTCGGAGCAAGGGGTCGCGCAAAGGGCGGAACCCTCGCACTGGAGAAGAAATTGGGATTACCCCGCGGCGTGTGGTTACGTTCCGGCCTAGCCAAGTCTTTAAGAAGTACGTCAATTCGTAACGGGCACCCTATCTCCAACATCGACCGCACCATGAGGGCCGGTCATGGGGACTGAACCCAGGCTGGGAAGCAAGGTCTTCTACAAGATCGGGGAAGTCAGTCAGCTGACCAAACTTCCCGCGTATGTCCTGCGATTCTGGGAGTCCGAATTCAGTTTTCTTAAACCCAAGAAAAGCCGTGGCAACCAGCGTCTCTATATTCAGCGCGACATTGAGACCGTGCTTGAAATCAAGCGGATGCTGTACGAAGAAGGGCATACGCTGGAAGGGGTCAAACGCTATTGGGTGAGACGCGGGCGGGCGGCCTCCAAACCGCTCAGCCCCAAGGAAATGGCCAAAAAACTTCGGGGGGATCTTCAGGCCATCGTGAAAATCCTCGAATCGAACAGTCGGTAGCCGACCGCATTGTTTCCCATTGCCTTTCCAGGGTTTCCCAAGCGACAATAGGACCAGTCAGAACATAAGAACATGTCGGGGCGTAGCGCAGCCCGGTAGCGTACTCGCTTGGGGTGCGAGTGGTCGTGGGTTCAAATCCCGCCGCCCCGACCAATTTCTCTGTTAGATACATCGAACTGAAGCATGGACGGTCGCATAGGGGGCCCACGCGCGGTCCCGTTCAAGAGACAGTCCAGCAAGGATAGGAAAAGCTGCCTCGCGCAGCTTTTTTTGTGACTCGATCATGATGCGCATTCTGGTTACCAATGACGATGGCATCCACTCACCGGGTTTGATGGCGCTGGCCGAAGCCCTGGCGGCGCTGGGCGAGGTGTGGGTCGTCGCACCGGACCGGGAGCGGACGGCCGTGGCCCATGCGGTCACGTTGCACAAGCCGCTGCGCCTGCACCGGCTGGCGCCGCGCATGTTTTCCGTGAACGGGACACCGGTCGATTGTGTGAATCTCGCGGTGCTCAAGGTGATGCCGAAGCCGCCGGACGTCGTGGTGTCGGGGATCAATAAAGGCGTGAATCTCGGGGACGATGTGCTGTACTCCGGCACGGTCTCAGGTGCGATGGAGGGGACGATTCTCGGGATTCCCTCGATTGCGGTGTCGCAGGAAGGCCAGCAGGCGTTCCGGTTTTCCGTCGGGGCGGAATATGCCGCGCGGGTGGTGCGTCTGGTGCTGGAGCAGGGCCTGCCGGAGGAAACGCTGCTGAATGTGAATGTGCCGAATCGTCCGTTGCGTTTGATCAAAGGGGTGCGCGTGACCTGCCTGAGCCGCCGGCGTTTCGACAACCCGATCATCGAAAAGCTCGATCCGCACGGGCGCAAGTATTACTGGATTGCGGGGACGCGCGTGTCGTGGAGCCGGAGCAAGGATGCCGACCATGAGGCGATCCAGGAAGGGCGCGTGTCTGTGACGCCGATTCGCTTGGACAGTACAGACCATGACACACTGGATCGCTTCCGGGACTGGGTGCCGATGATGCAGGCGAAAATGGCGGGTCCGAGCAAACGGGTACACGCCGCAGCCAGGCGAAAGGGATAAGCGGGTGATCGCCGGTCTCATTGAAGCTATCATCAGCGAGCTGAGCCGGTTTGTCATTGCCTGCATTTCCCGATTCGGCTATGCGGGTATTTTTCTGACAATGGGGATCGAGAGCGCCTGCATTCCGCTGCCCAGCGAGATCATCATGCCGTTTTCCGGGTATCTGGTCATGACGGGGCAGTTTACGATGTTGGGGGTGACGCTGGCCGGGGCGCTGGGTAATGTGGCGGGATCCATTGTGGCCTATTATGCGGGGGTGTGGGGCGGGCGGCCCTTTGTTGAGCGGTATGGGCCCTATGTGTTGATTTCGCATCGAGATTTGGATGTGGCCGACCGGTGGTTCCAGAAGTACGGCGAGGCGGCGGTCTTTTTTAGCCGAATGCTGCCGGTGGTGCGCACCTTCATTTCGTTGCCGGCCGGCGTGGCGCGGATGAATTTCCCGCGATTCGTCCTCTTCACGTTTATTGGGGCGTTGCCCTGGTGCTATCTGTTGGCGTATATCGGATTAAAAATGGGCGAGCGGTGGGAAGATCTGCGTGACTATTTCCATCGGTTCGATCTGGTGATCGGAGTGATCTTGGTCGGGATACTGGGCTTCTTTCTCTGGTCGCATTGGCCGAAACGCGGAGCCAATTCTGAATCGGGGCCATCGGCATGATCAAACTGTACAATACCCTCACGGGGAAAAAGGAAGAGTTCATCCCGCTCGCGCCCAAGACGGTCCGCATGTATGTCTGCGGCGTGACGGTCTATGACTATTGCCATATCGGCCATGCGCGGAGCGCGCTCGTGTTCGATGTCATTCGCCGGTATTTGGAGTATTCCGGCTATCGTGTCGAGTTCGCCAAGAACTTTACCGACGTGGACGACAAGATCATCAAGCGCGCGAACGAGCAGGGGATCAGCTGTGATGAGGTCACGGCGAAATTCATTCAAGCCTATTACGATGACATGGGCAAGCTGGATGTGCGGCCGGCCTCCATTGAGCCGAAAGCGACCGAGCATATGGCCGACATCGTGAGGCTGACCGAAACTTTGATTGCGAAGGGCTTGGCCTATCAAGTGGACGGGGATGTCTATTTTGAGGTTGCCAAGTACGGGGAGTATGGCCGCTTGTCCAAGCGGAAGTTGGACGATCTCCAAGCCGGGGCGCGTGTGGATGTGGATGAGCGGAAGCGCCATCCCATGGACTTTGCCCTCTGGAAAAGCGCCAAGCCCGGCGAACCGGCCTGGCCAAGCCCCTGGGGGCAGGGCCGGCCAGGCTGGCACATTGAATGTTCCGCCATGTCGATCCGCCATCTCGGGGAAACGTTTGATATTCACGGCGGCGGGATGGATCTGATCTTCCCGCACCATGAGAATGAAATCGCCCAATCCTGCGGCGCGACCGGCAAAGAGTTTGCGCGCTACTGGATTCACAACGGCTTCGTGCAGATCAACCAGGAGAAGATGTCCAAGTCGCTGGGGAACTTCTTCACGATCCGGGAGATCTTTGAAAAGTCGGAATGGCCCGAAGACATTACCGGCGAGATGTTGCGCTATTTTCTCCTCTCGACCCATTATCACGGGCCATTGGATTTTTCAGACCTGGCCATTCGTGAGGCGAAGCAGGCGTTGAACGGGTTCTACGATCTCTTTGCCAGACTTGCAGAGCCTGCTCTCGGAACGAAGGGAGATCCGGGCCTGTCGGTGGCCCTCGAGCGCACTCAGACAGCGTTTCGGGCGGCGATGGATGACGACTTCAATACGCCGGTGGCCATTGCTGCATTGCAAGGGTTGCGGAGCGATTTGAATAAGCTGCTCGCCGACGGTTTGTCGTCAGAGGCGCGACGCGGGGCTAGGGAGGCCTTCCGGTCGCTGGGTCAGGTGTTGGGGTTGTTCCAGTTGGATCGTTGGATCTTCAACGTCGAAGGCGGGGGATCCGCGTCCCGCGCCAGTGAGGCCGAAATT is drawn from Nitrospira sp. and contains these coding sequences:
- a CDS encoding MerR family transcriptional regulator, whose translation is MGTEPRLGSKVFYKIGEVSQLTKLPAYVLRFWESEFSFLKPKKSRGNQRLYIQRDIETVLEIKRMLYEEGHTLEGVKRYWVRRGRAASKPLSPKEMAKKLRGDLQAIVKILESNSR
- a CDS encoding integration host factor subunit alpha, producing MRKADIANEIFKQVGISKNEAADIVELVLNLLKGVLQKGDAVKIAGFGNFVVRSKGSRKGRNPRTGEEIGITPRRVVTFRPSQVFKKYVNS
- the cysS gene encoding cysteine--tRNA ligase; this translates as MIKLYNTLTGKKEEFIPLAPKTVRMYVCGVTVYDYCHIGHARSALVFDVIRRYLEYSGYRVEFAKNFTDVDDKIIKRANEQGISCDEVTAKFIQAYYDDMGKLDVRPASIEPKATEHMADIVRLTETLIAKGLAYQVDGDVYFEVAKYGEYGRLSKRKLDDLQAGARVDVDERKRHPMDFALWKSAKPGEPAWPSPWGQGRPGWHIECSAMSIRHLGETFDIHGGGMDLIFPHHENEIAQSCGATGKEFARYWIHNGFVQINQEKMSKSLGNFFTIREIFEKSEWPEDITGEMLRYFLLSTHYHGPLDFSDLAIREAKQALNGFYDLFARLAEPALGTKGDPGLSVALERTQTAFRAAMDDDFNTPVAIAALQGLRSDLNKLLADGLSSEARRGAREAFRSLGQVLGLFQLDRWIFNVEGGGSASRASEAEIERQIAERTEAKRRKDFTRADAIRAELAAQGIIIEDRPDGTSRWKR
- the surE gene encoding 5'/3'-nucleotidase SurE; its protein translation is MMRILVTNDDGIHSPGLMALAEALAALGEVWVVAPDRERTAVAHAVTLHKPLRLHRLAPRMFSVNGTPVDCVNLAVLKVMPKPPDVVVSGINKGVNLGDDVLYSGTVSGAMEGTILGIPSIAVSQEGQQAFRFSVGAEYAARVVRLVLEQGLPEETLLNVNVPNRPLRLIKGVRVTCLSRRRFDNPIIEKLDPHGRKYYWIAGTRVSWSRSKDADHEAIQEGRVSVTPIRLDSTDHDTLDRFRDWVPMMQAKMAGPSKRVHAAARRKG
- a CDS encoding DedA family protein gives rise to the protein MIAGLIEAIISELSRFVIACISRFGYAGIFLTMGIESACIPLPSEIIMPFSGYLVMTGQFTMLGVTLAGALGNVAGSIVAYYAGVWGGRPFVERYGPYVLISHRDLDVADRWFQKYGEAAVFFSRMLPVVRTFISLPAGVARMNFPRFVLFTFIGALPWCYLLAYIGLKMGERWEDLRDYFHRFDLVIGVILVGILGFFLWSHWPKRGANSESGPSA